A region of Thioalbus denitrificans DNA encodes the following proteins:
- the leuA gene encoding 2-isopropylmalate synthase, with translation MLKRPEQKYRAFAPIPLADRTWPDRVITAPPVWMSTDLRDGNQALFEPMDPERKLRMFRMLTEIGFKEIEVAFPSASQTDFDFVRRLIEEDHIPEDVTIEVLTQSREHLIRRTFESLAGARRAIVHLYNATAPTFRRTVFNMSKEEVLALAVSGTHLIRELAEARPETEWVLQYSPETFSATELDYALEVCDAVSAAWEPTPERKMIFNLPATVEMATPNIFADQVEWMHRRLARRDAIVLSVHPHNDRGTAVAASELALMAGADRVEGCLFGNGERTGNVDIVTLALNLYSQGVHPGLDLSDVSRVARTVEDCTQLPIHPRHPYVGDLVFTAFSGSHQDAIRKGMAVQRAGEHWEVPYLPVDPHDLGRTYDSIIRVNSQSGKGGVAYLLEHSYGLALPRRLQVEFSGAVQRLTDATGHEVSAGDIWRCFEAEYLAADDPLTFVGHHLSEHGDQQGIALDIRIDGREMTLHGVGNGPIDAAVHALGAEVKVLSYAEHALSQGSDASAVAIVELSAEGLPGSIHGVGMHANIVTASLRALVSGINRAHARIAGPDRRRLVPVDPHMPERDQAAAAR, from the coding sequence ATGTTGAAACGACCCGAACAGAAGTACCGCGCCTTCGCCCCGATCCCCCTTGCCGACCGCACCTGGCCCGACCGGGTCATCACCGCGCCACCGGTGTGGATGAGCACCGACCTGCGTGACGGCAACCAGGCGCTGTTCGAGCCCATGGATCCCGAGCGCAAGCTGCGCATGTTCCGGATGCTCACCGAAATCGGCTTCAAGGAGATCGAGGTGGCCTTTCCCTCCGCCTCCCAGACCGATTTCGATTTCGTGCGCCGCCTCATCGAGGAGGACCACATTCCGGAGGATGTCACCATCGAGGTGCTCACCCAGTCCCGCGAGCATCTCATCCGCCGCACCTTCGAGTCCCTCGCCGGCGCCCGGCGGGCCATCGTGCATCTCTACAACGCCACCGCGCCGACCTTCCGCCGCACCGTGTTCAACATGTCGAAGGAGGAGGTGCTGGCGCTCGCCGTGAGCGGGACCCACCTCATCCGGGAGCTGGCGGAGGCCCGTCCCGAGACCGAGTGGGTGCTCCAGTACAGCCCCGAGACCTTCAGCGCCACCGAGCTCGACTATGCCCTCGAGGTGTGCGACGCCGTCTCCGCCGCGTGGGAGCCCACGCCGGAGCGGAAGATGATCTTCAACCTCCCGGCCACGGTGGAGATGGCCACACCCAACATCTTCGCCGACCAGGTGGAGTGGATGCACCGGCGCCTCGCCCGGCGCGATGCCATCGTGCTCAGCGTCCACCCCCACAATGACCGCGGCACCGCCGTGGCGGCATCCGAACTGGCCCTGATGGCCGGCGCCGACCGGGTGGAAGGCTGCCTGTTCGGCAACGGCGAACGTACCGGCAACGTGGACATCGTGACCCTGGCGCTCAACCTCTACAGCCAGGGCGTCCATCCCGGTCTCGATCTCTCCGACGTCAGCCGCGTGGCGCGCACCGTGGAGGACTGCACCCAGCTCCCCATCCACCCGCGCCATCCCTACGTGGGCGACCTGGTCTTCACCGCCTTCTCCGGCTCCCACCAGGATGCCATCCGCAAGGGCATGGCGGTGCAGAGGGCCGGGGAGCACTGGGAGGTGCCCTACCTGCCGGTGGACCCCCACGACCTGGGCCGCACCTACGACTCCATCATCCGCGTCAACAGCCAGTCGGGTAAGGGCGGCGTGGCCTACCTGCTCGAGCACAGCTACGGCCTCGCGCTGCCGCGCCGGCTGCAGGTGGAGTTCAGCGGCGCGGTGCAGCGGCTCACCGACGCCACCGGGCACGAGGTGAGCGCCGGGGACATCTGGCGCTGCTTCGAGGCCGAGTATCTCGCCGCCGACGATCCGCTCACCTTCGTGGGGCATCACCTGAGTGAGCACGGCGACCAGCAGGGTATCGCGCTGGACATTCGCATCGACGGCCGGGAGATGACCCTGCACGGTGTGGGCAACGGCCCCATCGACGCCGCCGTGCATGCCCTGGGCGCCGAGGTGAAGGTGCTGAGCTATGCCGAGCACGCCCTCTCCCAGGGCTCCGACGCGAGCGCCGTGGCCATCGTGGAGCTGTCCGCCGAGGGGCTGCCCGGCTCCATCCACGGGGTCGGGATGCACGCCAACATCGTCACCGCGTCCCTGCGGGCGCTGGTGTCGGGCATCAACCGGGCCCATGCCCGGATCGCCGGGCCGGATCGCCGGCGCCTGGTGCCCGTGGACCCGCACATGCCGGAACGGGATCAGGCCGCGGCTGCCAGGTAG
- a CDS encoding aminotransferase class V-fold PLP-dependent enzyme has translation MPVDLAFEFPQQSGLVYLNHAAVAPWPRRTYEAVRDFAAENMSQGARDYPEWMRVEARLREELRTLINAGSAADIALLKNTSEGLSLVAHGLEWRPGDNVVTSDQEFPSNRIPWQSLSRRGVTLREADLHAGPSPEEALLALVDERTRLLTISSVQYASGLRLDLERLGAACRERGVLFCVDAIQSVGALVTDVQAIQADFLVADGHKWMLGPEGVALFWCRPELRERLTLHEYGWHMVAHPGDYTRHDWDIAADARRFECGSPNMLGIHALAASVSLLLDHGMESVERELLANSCYLAERIQAMDRYRLLTGISPKCRSGILTFAPVDGDPAQLHRHLMDQGVICAQRGGGVRFSPHFYTPRPVLDRALELLAEY, from the coding sequence ATGCCCGTCGACCTGGCCTTCGAGTTCCCCCAGCAGTCCGGTCTGGTCTACCTGAACCACGCGGCGGTGGCGCCCTGGCCGCGCCGCACCTACGAGGCGGTGCGCGACTTCGCCGCCGAGAACATGAGCCAGGGTGCGCGCGACTACCCCGAATGGATGCGGGTGGAGGCCCGTCTGCGCGAGGAGCTGCGCACGCTCATCAATGCCGGGTCCGCCGCCGACATCGCCCTGCTGAAGAACACCTCCGAGGGCCTCTCCCTGGTGGCCCACGGACTGGAGTGGCGACCCGGCGACAACGTGGTCACCAGCGACCAGGAGTTTCCTTCCAACCGCATCCCCTGGCAGTCCCTCTCCCGCCGCGGCGTCACCCTGCGCGAGGCCGACCTCCATGCCGGCCCGAGCCCCGAGGAGGCCCTGCTGGCCCTCGTGGACGAACGCACCCGCCTGCTCACCATCAGCTCGGTTCAGTATGCCAGCGGACTGCGGCTCGACCTGGAGCGCCTCGGCGCCGCCTGCCGGGAGCGCGGCGTGCTCTTCTGCGTGGATGCCATCCAGAGCGTCGGCGCACTGGTCACCGACGTGCAGGCCATCCAGGCGGACTTCCTGGTGGCGGATGGACACAAGTGGATGCTGGGACCGGAAGGGGTGGCCCTGTTCTGGTGCCGGCCGGAGCTGCGCGAGCGGCTGACCCTGCACGAGTACGGCTGGCACATGGTGGCCCACCCCGGCGACTACACGCGCCACGACTGGGACATCGCGGCGGACGCCCGCCGCTTCGAGTGCGGCAGCCCCAACATGCTGGGCATCCACGCCCTGGCCGCCAGCGTCTCGCTGCTGCTGGATCACGGCATGGAAAGCGTGGAGCGGGAGCTGCTCGCCAACAGCTGCTACCTGGCCGAACGGATCCAGGCCATGGACCGCTACCGGCTCCTCACCGGCATCTCGCCCAAGTGCCGCTCCGGCATCCTCACCTTCGCGCCGGTGGACGGCGACCCGGCGCAGCTGCACCGCCACCTCATGGACCAGGGGGTCATCTGCGCCCAGCGCGGCGGCGGCGTGCGCTTCTCCCCCCACTTCTACACCCCCCGCCCCGTCCTTGACCGCGCCCTCGAACTGCTCGCGGAGTATTGA
- a CDS encoding DNA polymerase III subunit delta', with product MADGERQTQASPGGNAARPPPWTQENWSNLVGRRRRERLPHALLLSGPAGLGKRRFAEALAAALLCREPHPDGSACGQCGGCRLFAGGSHPDFLRLVPEEGGRAIKIEQVRAHNEFLSLTAQYRGHRVSLIDPADAMTMGAANSLLKTLEEPSGGAVLLLVSDRPAALPATIRSRCQRIEFRLPAREQALAWLREETGAAEPGLLLDLAGGAPLAAAAMADGERLEQRSRLFADLDALWSGRDEPVAVAARWHGGPGLPEALHWLSLALMDMIRLKLSATDRHIMNRDQVAVMQRWVGRAAVLEIQRLLESVETYRRQVSGQANLNPQLVIEDLLIDWTHLSAGTDRR from the coding sequence ATGGCAGACGGCGAACGGCAGACGCAGGCCAGTCCCGGGGGCAACGCCGCCAGGCCGCCCCCCTGGACGCAGGAAAACTGGAGCAACCTCGTCGGGCGCCGCCGCCGCGAGCGCCTGCCCCACGCGTTGCTCCTCAGCGGTCCGGCCGGGTTGGGCAAGCGGCGCTTTGCCGAGGCCCTCGCCGCCGCGCTGCTGTGCCGCGAGCCGCACCCGGACGGGAGCGCATGCGGACAGTGCGGGGGTTGCCGCCTGTTCGCCGGCGGCAGCCATCCCGACTTCCTGCGCCTGGTCCCGGAGGAGGGCGGCCGGGCCATCAAGATCGAGCAGGTGCGCGCCCACAATGAGTTCCTCTCCCTGACCGCCCAGTACCGGGGCCACAGGGTGTCGCTCATCGACCCGGCCGACGCCATGACCATGGGCGCGGCCAACAGCCTGCTGAAAACCCTGGAGGAGCCCTCCGGCGGTGCCGTATTGCTGCTGGTGAGCGATCGGCCCGCCGCTCTTCCGGCCACCATCCGCAGCCGCTGCCAGCGGATCGAGTTCCGCCTCCCGGCCCGGGAGCAGGCGCTGGCCTGGCTGCGCGAGGAGACCGGCGCGGCGGAGCCAGGCCTGCTGCTCGACCTCGCCGGCGGGGCGCCGCTGGCGGCCGCGGCGATGGCCGATGGGGAGCGCCTGGAACAGCGCAGCCGGTTGTTCGCCGACCTCGACGCCCTGTGGTCGGGACGCGACGAGCCGGTGGCGGTGGCCGCGCGCTGGCACGGCGGACCCGGCCTGCCGGAAGCCCTGCACTGGCTATCGCTGGCGCTTATGGATATGATTCGGTTGAAGCTTTCCGCAACGGACCGCCATATCATGAACCGCGATCAGGTGGCGGTGATGCAGCGTTGGGTGGGGCGTGCGGCGGTGCTCGAAATCCAGCGGCTGCTGGAGTCGGTGGAGACCTACCGGCGCCAGGTGTCGGGTCAGGCCAACCTGAATCCGCAGCTGGTGATCGAGGACCTGCTCATCGACTGGACCCATCTTTCCGCCGGCACCGACCGGCGCTGA
- a CDS encoding PilZ domain-containing protein: MQGQGEGRSAHHGILSLSIKDKAALYAAYMPFVKNGGLFIPTKKRYRLGDEVFMLLNLMDEVEKIPVVGRIVWITPSGAQGNRAAGIGVQFNEQDGSIARNKIETYLAGALQSERPTYTM; encoded by the coding sequence ATGCAAGGCCAAGGCGAGGGGCGCAGCGCCCATCACGGCATCCTGTCCCTGTCCATCAAGGACAAGGCGGCGCTGTATGCCGCCTACATGCCGTTCGTGAAAAACGGCGGTCTGTTCATCCCCACCAAGAAGCGCTACCGGCTGGGCGACGAGGTGTTCATGCTCCTCAACCTCATGGACGAGGTGGAGAAGATTCCGGTGGTGGGCCGCATCGTCTGGATCACGCCCAGCGGCGCCCAGGGCAACCGGGCCGCCGGTATCGGCGTGCAGTTCAACGAGCAGGACGGCAGCATCGCCCGCAACAAGATCGAAACCTACCTGGCCGGCGCACTGCAGTCCGAACGCCCCACCTATACCATGTAG
- a CDS encoding TatD family hydrolase: protein MHLVDSHCHLDLIDLAPFDGRMDAVLEAARSAGIGHVLCVCLSLEERGTVLELARSHPMVSASVGVHPNHDGGEEPTVAALVRHAADPEVVAIGETGLDYFRSEGDLGWQQDRFRTHIRAAREAGKPLIIHTRDAREDTLRILEEEDAGTAGGVMHCFVEDWDTARRALDIGFYISFSGIVTFRSAEALREVARRVPRDRILVETDAPYLAPVPHRGKPNQPAFVAHVAACVADLQGMSVEALTEQTTRNFYTLFPAAAAKRRAAGLPVPD from the coding sequence ATGCACCTTGTGGATTCCCATTGCCACCTGGATCTCATCGACCTGGCGCCTTTCGACGGGCGCATGGACGCGGTGCTGGAGGCCGCCCGTTCGGCCGGCATCGGCCACGTCCTCTGTGTCTGCCTCAGCCTGGAGGAGCGGGGCACGGTGCTGGAGCTGGCCCGGAGCCATCCCATGGTCTCCGCCTCGGTGGGCGTGCACCCGAACCATGACGGGGGCGAGGAGCCCACGGTGGCGGCACTGGTGCGCCATGCCGCCGATCCGGAGGTGGTGGCCATCGGCGAGACCGGCCTCGACTACTTCCGCAGCGAGGGCGATCTGGGCTGGCAGCAGGACCGCTTCCGCACCCACATCCGCGCCGCCCGCGAGGCGGGCAAGCCGCTCATCATCCACACCCGCGATGCGCGCGAGGACACCCTGCGCATCCTGGAGGAGGAGGACGCCGGGACGGCGGGCGGGGTCATGCACTGCTTCGTGGAGGACTGGGACACCGCCCGCCGGGCGCTGGACATCGGCTTCTACATCTCGTTCTCCGGCATCGTCACCTTCCGCAGCGCCGAGGCGCTGCGCGAGGTGGCCCGCCGCGTCCCCCGCGACCGGATCCTGGTGGAGACCGACGCCCCCTACCTGGCCCCGGTGCCCCACCGCGGCAAGCCCAACCAGCCCGCCTTCGTGGCCCACGTCGCCGCCTGCGTGGCCGATCTGCAGGGGATGAGCGTCGAGGCGCTGACCGAGCAGACCACCCGCAACTTCTACACCCTGTTCCCCGCCGCCGCCGCCAAGCGCCGCGCCGCCGGCCTGCCGGTGCCCGACTGA
- the mltG gene encoding endolytic transglycosylase MltG gives MKRFLLIGLLLAVTVAGGAGAWLVGAWLDFRDRPLALPAEGLRVELPPGGNVQGLARDLARAGAIQHPLYLVFLARYEGVDRQLKAGEYAIVPGTTPRQLLARIAAGDVIEYSLTLVEGWNFRQVLEAVGRAEFLRHTLADTDPEGVMARIGHPGEHPEGRFFPDTYRYHKGMTDVAFLERAYRTMARHLEREWAGRDEGLPYESPYEALIMASIVEKETGVPEERPAIAGVFVRRLQRGMLLQTDPTVIYGLGQAFDGNLRRTHLQEDGPYNTYTRPGLPPSPIAMPGLEAIRAALHPAPGKDLYFVARGDGSHAFSASLAEHNRAVARYQLRRGRQAQENGEPNR, from the coding sequence GTGAAGCGATTTCTCCTTATCGGCCTGCTCCTGGCGGTCACGGTTGCCGGCGGAGCCGGCGCCTGGCTTGTGGGCGCCTGGCTCGATTTCCGCGACCGCCCACTGGCACTCCCTGCCGAGGGCCTGCGGGTGGAACTGCCGCCCGGCGGCAACGTCCAGGGGCTGGCTCGTGACCTGGCCCGAGCGGGGGCGATTCAGCATCCTCTCTACCTGGTGTTCCTGGCCCGCTACGAAGGCGTCGATCGACAGCTGAAGGCAGGCGAGTACGCCATCGTTCCCGGCACCACACCCCGTCAGCTGCTGGCCCGCATCGCCGCGGGCGATGTCATCGAGTATTCCCTGACCCTCGTGGAGGGCTGGAATTTCCGCCAGGTCCTGGAGGCGGTCGGCCGGGCGGAGTTCCTCCGCCATACCCTGGCCGACACCGATCCCGAAGGGGTGATGGCGCGCATCGGCCATCCCGGCGAACACCCGGAGGGCCGCTTCTTCCCGGACACCTACCGCTACCACAAGGGGATGACCGACGTGGCGTTCCTCGAGCGGGCCTATCGCACCATGGCCCGGCACCTGGAGCGGGAGTGGGCCGGGCGCGACGAGGGGCTGCCCTACGAAAGTCCCTACGAGGCGCTGATCATGGCCTCCATCGTCGAGAAGGAGACCGGCGTGCCCGAGGAGCGGCCGGCCATCGCCGGGGTTTTCGTGCGCCGGCTGCAGCGGGGCATGCTGCTGCAGACCGACCCGACGGTGATCTACGGCCTGGGCCAGGCGTTCGACGGCAACCTGCGCCGCACCCACCTGCAGGAGGACGGGCCCTACAACACCTACACCCGCCCGGGACTGCCGCCGAGCCCCATCGCCATGCCCGGCCTGGAGGCGATCCGTGCCGCCCTGCACCCGGCGCCGGGCAAGGACCTCTACTTCGTCGCCCGCGGCGACGGCAGCCACGCCTTCTCGGCCTCGCTGGCCGAACACAACCGCGCCGTGGCCCGCTACCAGCTGCGCCGGGGACGGCAGGCGCAGGAGAACGGAGAGCCGAATCGATGA
- a CDS encoding efflux RND transporter permease subunit produces MKFTDLFIKRPVLATVISLLILIAGVRSLGMLEVRQYPVIESTVVKVTTSYPGASSDLVKGFVTTPLQQAIAEANGIDYLFSSSTQGTSTIEAHMVLNYDANAAVAEIQAKVASQRNVLPADAQDPVIESSTGDSTALMYVAFFSEDIPRAKLADYVIRVVQPQLQALPGVAKARMFGQQFAMRIWLDPQRMAALGVTADDVANVLRANNYLAGVGSTKGKYVAVDLTASTDVSEPEDFRRLVVRGSNGTLVRLDDIARTELGAENYDSTAWYKGIPAVFIAVEQAPGANPLTVAGLVNDEIPKIREQLPEGMQVQIPYDASAFIQDSINEVYRTIIEAVVIVLFVVYLTLGSFRAAAVPAVAVPLSLIGGAFVMLLLGYSLNLLTLLSMVLAIGLVVDDAIIVVENVHRHIEHGESKFQAAINGAREMAVPIIAMTTTLLAVYAPIGFMGGLVGTLFTEFAFTLTGAVIISGIVALTLSPVLSSHVLKPHGSQGRFEQRVEAFFNWLSNGYRRLLHSSLSTVSVSVVFAVLTLPAIYLMFITSQNELAPTEDQGIIFFQATGPRTATLDYHEAYARQIQEQFQQFPEYNDSFYILGMTQDTVFGGFKMKSISKRERTQMEIQPQVQGALDKVAGFQTVAFPRPSLPGSAGGLPVQFVITSDRSYEEIAALADQLIGRGMGSGNFMFLKKSVDIDRPVTRLLVDRDRAGDLGITMDEIGRNLANLLGGGYVNRFSLEGRSYKVIPQVEREFRLDERMLDDYYIRTGGGDLVPLASVISMERSVEPSKRTQFQQLNSVSVEGVMFPGVKLGDALNYLETQARELFPKGYSYDYAGDSRQYAQQGSGLIVTFFLSLLVIYLVLAAQFESWKDPLIILISVPLSIAGAMVFITLGLASVNIYTQVGLITLIGVVAKNGILIVEFANQLQIREGLSKREAVERAASIRLRPILMTAVALIVAMFPLLTASGPGAVSRFDIGLTITTGLGIGTFFTLFVLPAFYLLLARDHAKAEEKLHAEEQRA; encoded by the coding sequence ATGAAATTCACCGACCTCTTCATCAAGCGCCCGGTCCTGGCGACGGTGATCAGCCTGCTGATCCTCATCGCCGGTGTGCGCTCGCTGGGCATGCTCGAGGTGCGCCAGTACCCGGTCATCGAGAGCACGGTGGTGAAGGTGACCACCAGCTACCCCGGCGCGAGCTCGGACCTGGTCAAGGGCTTCGTCACCACGCCCCTGCAGCAGGCCATCGCCGAGGCCAACGGCATCGACTACCTGTTCTCCTCCAGCACCCAGGGGACCTCCACCATCGAGGCCCACATGGTGCTGAACTACGACGCCAACGCCGCGGTGGCGGAGATCCAGGCCAAGGTGGCCAGCCAGCGCAACGTGCTGCCCGCCGACGCCCAGGACCCGGTCATCGAGTCCAGCACCGGCGACTCCACCGCGCTGATGTACGTGGCCTTCTTCAGCGAGGACATTCCCCGCGCGAAGCTCGCCGATTACGTGATCCGCGTGGTGCAGCCGCAGCTGCAGGCCCTGCCCGGTGTGGCCAAGGCGCGCATGTTCGGCCAGCAGTTCGCCATGCGCATCTGGCTCGATCCCCAGCGCATGGCGGCGCTCGGCGTCACCGCCGACGACGTGGCCAACGTACTGCGGGCCAACAACTACCTGGCGGGCGTGGGCTCCACCAAGGGCAAGTACGTGGCGGTGGATCTCACCGCCAGCACCGATGTCAGCGAACCGGAGGACTTCCGCCGGCTGGTGGTCCGCGGCAGCAACGGCACCCTGGTGCGCCTGGACGACATCGCCCGGACCGAGCTCGGCGCCGAGAACTACGACTCCACCGCCTGGTACAAGGGCATCCCCGCGGTGTTCATCGCCGTGGAGCAGGCGCCCGGCGCCAACCCGCTGACGGTGGCCGGGCTGGTGAACGACGAGATCCCGAAGATCCGCGAACAGCTGCCGGAGGGAATGCAGGTCCAGATTCCCTACGACGCCAGCGCCTTCATCCAGGACTCCATCAACGAGGTCTACCGCACCATCATCGAGGCCGTGGTCATTGTGCTGTTCGTGGTCTACCTGACCCTGGGCTCGTTCCGCGCCGCGGCGGTGCCGGCGGTGGCCGTGCCCCTGTCGCTCATCGGCGGCGCCTTCGTGATGCTGCTGCTGGGCTACTCGCTCAACCTGCTCACCCTGCTCTCCATGGTACTGGCCATCGGGCTGGTGGTGGATGACGCCATCATCGTGGTGGAGAACGTCCACCGCCACATCGAGCACGGCGAGTCCAAGTTCCAGGCCGCCATCAACGGCGCCCGCGAGATGGCGGTGCCCATCATCGCCATGACCACCACCCTGCTCGCGGTCTATGCGCCCATCGGCTTCATGGGCGGCCTGGTGGGCACGCTGTTCACCGAGTTCGCCTTCACCCTCACCGGGGCGGTGATCATATCGGGCATCGTGGCGCTGACCCTCTCCCCGGTGCTCTCCTCCCATGTGCTCAAGCCCCACGGCAGCCAGGGCCGCTTCGAGCAGCGGGTGGAGGCCTTCTTCAACTGGCTCTCCAACGGCTACCGGCGGCTGCTCCACAGCTCGCTGTCCACGGTGTCGGTGAGCGTGGTCTTCGCCGTGCTCACCCTGCCCGCCATCTACCTGATGTTCATCACCAGCCAGAACGAGCTGGCGCCCACCGAGGACCAGGGCATCATCTTCTTCCAGGCCACCGGCCCGCGCACGGCCACCCTCGACTACCACGAGGCCTACGCCCGGCAGATCCAGGAGCAGTTCCAGCAGTTTCCCGAGTACAACGACAGCTTCTACATCCTCGGCATGACCCAGGACACGGTCTTCGGCGGCTTCAAGATGAAATCCATCAGCAAGCGCGAGCGCACCCAGATGGAGATCCAGCCCCAGGTCCAGGGCGCCCTGGACAAGGTGGCCGGGTTCCAGACCGTGGCCTTTCCGCGCCCCAGCCTGCCCGGATCCGCCGGCGGCCTGCCGGTGCAGTTCGTCATCACCAGCGACCGCAGCTACGAGGAGATCGCGGCCCTGGCCGACCAGCTCATCGGCCGCGGCATGGGCAGCGGCAACTTCATGTTCCTGAAGAAGTCGGTGGACATCGACCGGCCCGTCACCCGGCTGCTGGTGGACCGCGACCGGGCTGGCGATCTCGGCATCACCATGGACGAGATCGGACGCAACCTCGCCAACCTGCTGGGCGGCGGCTACGTCAACCGCTTCAGCCTCGAGGGCCGCAGCTACAAGGTGATCCCCCAGGTGGAGCGGGAGTTCCGCCTCGACGAGCGGATGCTCGACGACTACTACATCCGCACCGGCGGCGGCGACCTGGTGCCGCTGGCCAGCGTGATCTCCATGGAGCGGAGCGTGGAGCCCTCCAAGCGCACCCAGTTCCAGCAGCTCAACTCGGTGTCGGTGGAGGGAGTGATGTTCCCGGGCGTGAAGCTCGGCGACGCGCTCAATTACCTGGAGACCCAGGCCAGGGAGCTCTTCCCCAAGGGCTACAGCTACGACTACGCGGGCGACTCGCGCCAGTACGCCCAGCAGGGCAGCGGCCTCATCGTCACCTTCTTCCTGTCGCTGCTGGTCATCTACCTGGTTCTGGCGGCCCAGTTCGAGAGCTGGAAGGATCCCCTCATCATCCTCATCTCGGTGCCGCTGTCCATCGCCGGGGCGATGGTCTTCATCACCCTCGGTCTGGCCTCGGTGAACATCTACACCCAGGTGGGGCTCATCACCCTCATCGGCGTGGTGGCCAAGAACGGCATCCTCATCGTGGAGTTCGCCAACCAGCTGCAGATCCGGGAGGGGCTCTCCAAGCGCGAGGCGGTGGAGCGCGCCGCCAGCATCCGCCTGCGTCCCATCCTGATGACCGCCGTGGCCCTGATCGTCGCCATGTTCCCGCTGCTCACCGCCAGCGGCCCCGGCGCCGTGAGCCGCTTCGACATCGGCCTCACCATCACCACGGGCCTCGGCATCGGCACCTTCTTCACCCTGTTCGTGCTGCCGGCCTTCTACCTGCTGCTGGCCCGCGACCACGCCAAGGCGGAAGAGAAGCTCCACGCCGAGGAGCAGCGCGCCTGA
- the tmk gene encoding dTMP kinase: MSRGRFITVEGIEGVGKTTNLAFIRARIEAAGHAVLQTREPGGTPLAEDVRNLLLTPREEPVASDAELLLMFAARAQHLARVIRPALEAGTWVLCDRFTDATYAYQGGGRGVPAERITALENWVQGALRPDLVVILDAPAEVGLARAGNRSAPDRFEQEARAFFDRVRATYLARAAAVPERYRVVDTSPGLAQVQQELGQVLERWIADQATGD; the protein is encoded by the coding sequence ATGAGCCGCGGACGTTTCATCACCGTCGAAGGTATCGAGGGCGTCGGCAAGACCACCAACCTGGCTTTCATCCGCGCCCGCATCGAGGCCGCAGGCCACGCCGTGCTGCAGACCCGGGAACCGGGTGGAACCCCGCTGGCCGAGGACGTCCGCAACCTGCTGCTGACGCCGCGGGAGGAGCCGGTGGCCAGCGATGCCGAGCTGCTGCTCATGTTCGCGGCCCGCGCCCAGCACCTGGCCCGGGTGATCCGGCCGGCCCTCGAGGCGGGCACCTGGGTCCTGTGCGATCGCTTCACCGATGCCACCTATGCCTACCAGGGGGGCGGGCGCGGGGTGCCCGCCGAGCGTATAACCGCGCTGGAGAACTGGGTCCAGGGGGCGCTGCGGCCGGACCTGGTGGTGATCCTGGACGCTCCGGCCGAGGTGGGGCTGGCCCGGGCCGGCAACCGCAGCGCGCCGGACCGGTTCGAACAGGAGGCGCGGGCGTTCTTCGACCGGGTGCGGGCGACCTACCTCGCACGCGCGGCCGCCGTGCCGGAACGCTACCGGGTGGTCGACACGAGCCCCGGGCTGGCGCAGGTCCAGCAGGAGCTGGGCCAGGTGCTGGAGCGCTGGATTGCGGATCAGGCGACGGGGGACTGA